In a genomic window of Brettanomyces nanus chromosome 1, complete sequence:
- the RPC40 gene encoding DNA-directed RNA polymerase core subunit rpc40 (BUSCO:EOG09342VR2) produces the protein MPELGSNIIGIEEDRVTNTHSNDFPAYSQSLGSAWDLEEFKKKFQLNVSFITERTANFDLIGLDTSIANAFRRIMISEVPSVAIEYVYIFNNTSVIQDEVLSHRLGLIPLKVDPDMLLWVDKTADENEKFNDENTIVLSLNVVCTRNPNAVKGDNRPENLYRNSNIYARDLKFEPQGKQLTTFKDFPVVPCDPDVLLAKLRPGQEISLKAHCILGIGSDHAKFSPVATASYRLMPQIDILHPITGQDALEFQNCFPSGVVGINEKGEAYVKDSRKDTVSREVLRHEKFKGKVRLGRVRDHFIYNVESTGAMLPEEVFFKSVRVLRNKAEYIRSCPIGNLD, from the coding sequence ATGCCGGAATTGGGATCCAATATAATTGGGATTGAAGAGGATCGTGTTACTAATACGCACTCCAATGATTTTCCAGCCTACTCTCAGTCTCTGGGTAGTGCTTGGGACTTGGAAgaattcaaaaagaagttccAACTCAACGTCTCTTTCATTACTGAGCGTACTGCCAACTTTGATCTTATAGGATTGGATACTTCCATCGCTAATGCTTTCCGTCGTATTATGATTTCGGAGGTTCCTTCCGTTGCTATCGAGTATGTTTATATCTTTAACAACACGTCTGTCATCCAGGACGAAGTTCTTTCACACAGACTTGGCCTGATTCCTCTGAAAGTCGATCCTGATATGCTTTTGTGGGTCGATAAAACAGCAGATGAGAACGAGAAGTTTAACGATGAAAACACAATCGTTCTTTCACTAAATGTCGTCTGTACTCGTAACCCCAATGCAGTGAAAGGTGACAATAGACCAGAGAACTTGTACAGAAACTCCAACATCTACGCCAGGGACTTGAAATTTGAGCCCCAAGGTAAGCAGTTGACGACCTTCAAGGATTTCCCTGTTGTGCCCTGTGATCCGGACGTtttattggccaaattGAGACCGGGCCAGgagatctctttgaaagcaCATTGCATCCTAGGTATTGGTAGTGACCATGCAAAATTCTCTCCTGTGGCCACTGCTTCCTACAGACTCATGCCTCAGATTGATATTTTGCATCCAATAACCGGTCAGGATGCCTTGGAGTTCCAAAACTGCTTCCCTTCAGGTGTCGTTGGTATAAACGAGAAAGGTGAGGCTTACGTTAAAGATTCCAGGAAGGATACTGTTTCTAGAGAGGTGTTGAGACATGAGAAGTTTAAAGGTAAAGTTAGACTTGGAAGAGTGAGGGATCATTTCATATACAACGTGGAAAGTACGGGTGCCATGTTGCCAGAGGAGGTATTCTTTAAGAGTGTGAGAGTGCTTAGAAACAAGGCTGAATACATTAGAAGCTGCCCAATAGGTAACCTTGATTGA
- a CDS encoding uncharacterized protein (BUSCO:EOG09340CO2): MTHGSRPSNNVETDADVNEGRTEKSQELEKTKVSELEAPQSVSTKRPNAKSDGDSHRSKQPKLTAQDVQVARETAELFKSNIFKLEIDELVHVLKLKDSHCKLMEKVLHRLYDMIQEIPASDELSLEDANVYFKQSATKVSIPFPDPKPTSLNYKFKYETPEDISLVGSFGLKTGIQQPSGMSIDVALTMPHELLQPKDYMNYRALYKRAFYLAYVAEHLAALSEEKHLPIKLSYEYADGDVLCPVIKVQSSPSDSPTDKDVVFDHTGFSIKLYVGFPLGIFEAKKLLPDRNCIRVKAEEVDVKDLPPTPLYNSSILSSGSYTCFLKYLYTAKKTAESFRDACVLGKLWLKQRGFSSDINEGGFGHFEFVTLMAALLEGGGESGNRILLHGFSSYQMFKATIRYLSIQDLCSHGHLSFSSLLSEHRSVYKANGFDVPTIFDKNTKLNILWKMTPSSYNMLRLYANSTLELLNDVVRDRFPQTFITKANNKVLKYDIFIQIPLSEINQEDSFGPLEKISFITFETFVCSKIFKILSGALRNRVTQISVSVSSTSSLWPIAHRKPLLVRNQKEKYIDIGLSLDPAESEKKVTKGPLHSQKAEGEKFSSFWGSRAQVRRYKDGSIQYSCLWTASSESPTVTIVKYILDLHLTEGISSNMIVNSSNFNLLLPRSLTLSTANSHPLVMPSHFQQLRSSYDDLCKIVYHMTNLPLTVKSILPASSALRGMSLLLPVPFAIANPDFFNESIVQFETSTRWPDEIMALERTKTAFLLKINESINKHKGYSSFLSTDNEIPYLKDVVTSLEVLTPEGYGFKFRILTERDETLYLRSIENADTRQKQAVTDCYFYFMRKYIGCVKHHRAFSSLVTRYPFFGPTVRLFKQWLESQLLYPHFSEELIELIAVKCFIDPAPYSIPGSVGTGFLRILDFVSRWNWREDALILDLSGDSEDPDATTGSYIDKLSGKLTVQEYQGILENFKKLRKEDPSGTNIQFFVASKQDPSGKLWSCNNLGLPIASRLTALSKAAIGLFTKSVQFDSSLIMLVFTSALKDYDFVIKVKAPMNLRAKSGVLPIQKFKNLIRPLTQFPGDPSQYGDPLQSYFAELKARYSNVAILSCHRYTGLYDTKEGCSNVITGIFNPAVARGEKKFRANIGFNIKPTEDEHVECNRESILNQMVCLGGDLVVSFEKYH, from the coding sequence ATGACTCATGGATCCAGGCCGTCCAATAACGTGGAGACCGATGCTGATGTTAATGAAGGTCGGACTGAAAAATCACAAGAACTTGAGAAAACCAAGGTTTCAGAACTTGAAGCACCTCAGTCTGTTTCTACAAAGCGCCCCAATGCGAAGTCTGATGGCGATTCTCACCGTAGTAAGCAGCCTAAATTGACGGCACAAGATGTTCAAGTGGCTCGGGAAACGGCCGAGTTATTCAAGTCCaatatcttcaaactgGAAATAGACGAGCTTGTCCACGTTTTGAAGCTAAAGGACTCTCATTGTAAACTCATGGAAAAAGTGCTACATAGATTATACGACATGATTCAAGAAATTCCTGCCTCAGATGAATTATCTCTTGAAGATGCAAACGTTTACTTCAAGCAAAGTGCTACCAAAGTATCCATACCGTTTCCGGACCCCAAGCCTACCTCCTTAAACTACAAGTTCAAATACGAAACTCCAGAGGACATCTCATTGGTTGGCTCCTTTGGTCTTAAGACAGGTATCCAGCAACCTAGTGGAATGTCTATTGATGTTGCTCTTACTATGCCGCATGAGCTTTTGCAGCCCAAGGATTATATGAATTATAGAGCTTTATACAAACGTGCTTTCTATCTAGCATATGTGGCTGAACATTTGGCCGCActatcagaagagaagcatcTTCCAATTAAGCTATCATATGAGTATGCCGATGGTGATGTTCTATGTCCTGTCATCAAAGTTCAGAGCAGTCCTTCGGACTCTCCTACCGATAAGGATGTAGTTTTTGATCATACTGGATTTTCTATTAAGCTATATGTGGGCTTCCCCCTGGGTATCTTTGAGGCCAAAAAGCTTCTTCCTGATCGTAACTGTATCAGAGTTAAAGCTGAGGAAGTTGACGTTAAGGATCTACCTCCTACCCCTCTCTACAATTCGTCAATCCTTTCGTCTGGAAGTTATACATGCTTTTTGAAGTACCTTTATACGGCTAAGAAGACTGCCGAATCCTTCAGAGATGCCTGTGTGTTGGGAAAACTTTGGCTTAAACAGAGAGGGTTCAGTTCGGATATTAACGAGGGTGGTTTTGGACATTTCGAGTTTGTCACACTCATGGCAGCGCTTCTCGAGGGTGGTGGAGAAAGCGGTAATCGTATTCTCTTACATGGCTTTTCCAGCTATCAAATGTTCAAGGCTACCATTCGATATTTGTCTATTCAAGATCTCTGCTCCCACGGTCACCTTtcgttttcttctctccttaGCGAGCATCGTTCCGTATACAAGGCTAATGGTTTCGATGTTCCCACGATCTTTGATAAAAATACCAAACTGAACATTCTTTGGAAAATGACTCCTTCTTCGTATAATATGCTAAGACTTTATGCAAATTCTACCCTGGAATTACTCAATGATGTGGTTCGAGATCGTTTCCCACAGACATTTATTACAAAGGCTAATAATAAGGTGTTAAAGTATGACATTTTCATTCAGATCCCCCTATCTGAAATCAATCAAGAGGATAGTTTCGGCCCCTTAGAGAAGATTTCGTTTATTACTTTTGAGACGTTTGTCTGTTCtaaaattttcaagatACTTTCTGGGGCTTTGCGGAATAGAGTCACTCAGATTAGTGTAAGTGTGTCTTCAACGTCAAGCCTATGGCCTATTGCTCATCGGAAGCCTCTACTTGTtagaaatcaaaaagaaaaatatatagATATAGGTTTATCTCTCGATCCTGCCGAGTCGGAGAAGAAAGTCACTAAGGGTCCACTGCATTCCCAAAAAgcagaaggagagaaattCTCATCATTTTGGGGGAGCAGAGCTCAGGTTAGAAGATACAAGGATGGCAGTATTCAATACAGTTGTCTTTGGACCGCTTCTTCAGAATCTCCAACTGTCACTATAGTCAAGTATATTTTGGATTTGCACCTTACTGAGGGTATATCCTCAAATATGATTGTTaattcatccaacttcaatcttcttctaccTAGATCGCTTACTCTCTCGACAGCGAACTCGCATCCACTTGTTATGCCATCTCATTTCCAACAGCTTCGCTCTTCTTACGATGATCTATGCAAGATAGTCTACCACATGACCAACCTTCCTTTGACAGTGAAGTCAATCTTGCCGGCCTCGTCCGCTCTACGTGGAATGTCTTTATTATTGCCAGTTCCCTTTGCAATTGCCAACCCTGACTTTTTCAATGAATCCATTGTTCAGTTTGAGACTTCTACCCGTTGGCCAGATGAGATTATGGCATTGGAAAGAACCAAGACGGCGTTTTTGCTAAAGATCAATGAATCAATTAATAAGCACAAAGGATACTCCTCATTTTTGTCCACGGATAATGAAATTCCTTACTTAAAAGATGTGGTCACTTCTCTTGAGGTTCTTACTCCTGAAGGCTATGGATTCAAGTTCCGTATTCTCACGGAAAGAGACGAGACGTTGTATTTGAGATCGATTGAAAATGCGGATACCAGGCAGAAGCAGGCAGTGACAGACTGCTACTTTTACTTTATGAGGAAGTACATTGGATGTGTTAAGCACCACAGGGCATTTAGCAGCTTGGTAACGAGATATCCATTTTTTGGTCCAACGGTGCGATTGTTCAAGCAGTGGCTTGAATCACAGCTTCTATATCCTCATTTTTCTGAGGAGTTGATCGAATTGATAGCTGTTAAATGCTTTATAGACCCTGCACCTTATTCCATCCCAGGAAGTGTTGGTACAGGATTTTTACGAATCTTGGACTTTGTTTCTCGTTGGAATTGGCGAGAAGATGCCCTAATTTTGGACCTTAGTGGCGATTCGGAGGATCCGGATGCGACAACAGGTTCTTATATTGACAAGTTGTCAGGCAAGCTTACGGTTCAAGAGTATCAAGGCATTCTTGAGAACTTCAAAAAGTTGAGGAAGGAGGATCCTAGTGGAACCAATATCCAATTCTTTGTGGCCAGTAAGCAGGATCCATCTGGTAAACTTTGGTCCTGCAACAATTTAGGTTTACCTATTGCGTCCAGGTTAACAGCCTTATCAAAGGCTGCAATTGGTCTTTTCACGAAGAGTGTGCAATTCGACAGCAGTTTAATTATGTTGGTATTTACATCTGCCCTCAAGGACTATGACTTTGTCATCAAGGTGAAGGCTCCAATGAATCTAAGGGCAAAGTCAGGTGTTCTACCAATACAGAAattcaagaacttgatcCGGCCGTTAACGCAATTTCCTGGTGATCCATCGCAGTATGGAGATCCATTACAATCCTATTTTGCTGAACTGAAGGCTAGATACAGTAATGTGGCTATACTTTCATGTCACAGGTATACAGGTTTGTACGATACAAAGGAAGGATGCAGCAATGTGATTACGGGAATATTCAACCCTGCTGTGGCTCgtggagaaaagaagtttaGAGCCAATATTGGATTCAACATTAAACCTACAGAAGATGAGCATGTCGAATGCAACCGAGAGTCCATATTGAATCAGATGGTTTGCCTTGGAGGAGATTTGGTCGTTTCATTTGAGAAGTATCACTGA
- a CDS encoding uncharacterized protein (EggNog:ENOG41): MVQTRGSSHRRHEHHHHHHHHYLLHKERKDSASVIDSVPSISVLDEYADFNIIEAPDFEPSDDESVQSHEKVLDRIRDEKGHIDLGMFRKRKCNDQGFELDIQLGSEMPEQKSNALQVNTNNSKNIVEYEFGDKGSVWRMMKLEKTLEVGRSSNIEEVALERYGDLQLFHDALDEKKELERRLSVKDESKWVYGPEVKRDEISDSATNKVFVPTPEITSADISTARLDMLKSRIRKLPDYKIKEDRYHQLKEQYDEGLHHAPLSSFHKVKLPTEVAVDENDMTIDQLLRQERLTSVRSELEASAKQLASVHSFDDRDLDYQDEIASQFAHLDGGKNRTKSLKLIDNPKLARSIRTCFYCCDNRTSNPLMVKSSDSFYITLMPQPEITHHGCMIVPHEHLRNSLQLDTEQFQELRDIMQELSLFYYNEYHESVIFYENSVLETSHFTIGVMPLPLTYTPSVLKTYFVDGIMQQYDENTSSHQPLIMTSRERPYDSLIAKEAPYYHVWFTLDGGLGHIVENKGWPKGDLFTRQVVGGLLDVDQFKIRAKTRIVDDPGLIKTFKEKLGD; encoded by the coding sequence ATGGTGCAAACTAGAGGTTCTAGTCATCGTCGCCACGagcatcatcaccatcatcatcaccattatcttcttcacaaagaaagaaaagattcTGCCTCTGTCATCGATTCTGTTCCGTCCATATCCGTTCTTGACGAATACGCAGacttcaatatcatcgaGGCTCCTGATTTTGAACcatctgatgatgagtcAGTTCAGTCTCATGAGAAAGTGTTGGATAGGATACGAGATGAAAAAGGCCATATTGATTTAGGCATGTTCCGGAAGAGGAAATGCAATGATCAGGGATTTGAATTGGACATCCAACTGGGTAGTGAAATGCCCGAGCAAAAGTCGAATGCTTTACAAGTGAACACGAACAACTCCAAAAACATTGTCGAGTACGAGTTTGGTGATAAAGGAAGTGTTtggaggatgatgaagctAGAAAAGACTCTCGAGGTTGGCAGAAGCAGTAATATAGAAGAGGTGGCTCTTGAACGTTATGGTGATCTCCAGCTCTTTCATGATGCTCTAGACGAGAAAAAAGAGTTAGAAAGGAGACTTTCAGTGAAGGATGAGAGTAAGTGGGTGTATGGCCCTGAAGTCAAGCGTGATGAAATTTCCGATTCTGCTACTAATAAGGTTTTCGTCCCTACTCCTGAAATCACCTCCGCTGATATATCTACAGCCAGACTTGACATGCTGAAGTCACGGATTAGAAAGCTACCAGATTATAAGATTAAAGAAGATCGATATCATCAGCTGAAAGAGCAGTATGATGAAGGCCTCCATCATGCTCCGCTTTCCAGTTTTCATAAGGTGAAGCTGCCCACTGAagttgctgttgatgagaatgatATGACTATCGACCAATTACTAAGACAAGAAAGGCTGACCAGCGTCAGATCTGAATTAGAAGCCAGTGCTAAACAGCTTGCTTCGGTTCATTCGTTTGATGACCGAGATTTGGATTATCAAGATGAAATAGCGTCACAATTTGCCCACCTAGATGGAGGTAAGAACAGGACCAAGAGTCTAAAACTGATAGATAATCCAAAATTGGCTCGGTCTATTCGAACTTGTTTTTACTGCTGTGATAATAGAACGTCCAATCCCCTAATGGTCAAATCATCCGATTCATTTTATATCACACTAATGCCACAGCCGGAAATAACTCATCATGGTTGTATGATTGTTCCTCACGAACATCTTCGAAACTCGTTACAACTTGATACAGAGCAATTCCAGGAGCTTCGAGATATTATGCAGGAGCTTTCATTATTCTACTACAACGAATACCACGAGAGTGTGATATTCTATGAGAATTCGGTTCTGGAAACTTCACACTTTACAATCGGAGTGATGCCTTTACCTCTCACTTACACTCCTAGCGTGCTAAAAACTTACTTTGTGGACGGAATCATGCAGCAGTATGATGAAAATACTAGCAGTCATCAACCCCTTATTATGACAAGTAGAGAAAGACCATACGATTCCCTCATCGCTAAGGAAGCTCCTTACTACCATGTTTGGTTCACATTGGACGGTGGTCTAGGCCATATAGTGGAAAATAAAGGTTGGCCAAAAGGAGACCTGTTCACACGGCAGGTGGTTGGTGGACTACTCGATGTAGACCAGTTCAAGATCAGAGCTAAAACGAGGATTGTCGACGACCCTGGCTTGATCAAAACATTCAAGGAAAAGTTAGGGGATTGA
- a CDS encoding uncharacterized protein (BUSCO:EOG09342GFT) — MLRANTVLKLRAQTRTLSRAAFVNVRTSQHLRLRTAMIQTRSFQTTSNPRDNQQSPMKVFVDTFKKEWKKSNELNDQIKQLKSATDEMEDSEAFKRAKEAYNKAQQQSGSIVKTAAKAAEAVGDAATKAWDSPVGKGVRKTVEATAEAADKVMEPVRNTKAYKDVKEVFDEGATSYGLYETKEERLQRREREKMKQPKAVKPDEEAGTAVVATDIKPTSSLKDRLKVTPDSVLGKLLTTLKGRWEEADNPLLVMIRSVSHKIGKLFAETENAKVVKAFQQMDPNFTISKFNKQLREYIVPEVLDAYETGDEKTLKLWMSEAPFNIITAQRKQLTQQGIFSDGRILDIRGVDVVAYKMLEPNQIPVLVTGSRVQEIVLFRNAKTGEVVAGSEEDIVMSSFAMVVTRVPEEMDNPETDGWKVLEFVKGGSRSFT; from the coding sequence ATGTTGAGAGCAAATACCGTCCTAAAACTTCGGGCACAAACGAGGACGCTTTCGAGGGCGGCTTTTGTCAATGTCAGAACATCCCAGCATCTACGGCTTAGGACTGCCATGATTCAGACTCGATCATTTCAAACGACGTCAAATCCAAGGGACAATCAGCAGTCTCCTATGAAGGTTTTTGTGGATACTTTCAAAAAggaatggaagaagagtaaTGAACTCAATGATCAGATTAAACAATTGAAGAGCGCCACAGACGAAATGGAGGATAGTGAAGCATTCAAGCGTGCCAAAGAGGCCTATAACAAGGCGCAACAGCAGTCTGGTAGTATTGTGAAGACAGCAGCTAAGGCTGCAGAGGCTGTTGGAGATGCTGCCACGAAGGCATGGGATTCGCCGGTTGGTAAAGGGGTGAGAAAGACAGTGGAAGCAACAGCGGAGGCTGCAGACAAAGTGATGGAACCCGTGAGAAATACCAAAGCTTACAAAGATGTCAAGGAGGTCTTTGATGAAGGTGCAACTTCTTATGGATTATACGAGACTAAGGAGGAAAGAttgcaaagaagagagagagaaaagatgaaaCAGCCCAAGGCAGTGAAACCGGACGAGGAAGCAGGTACTGCTGTAGTGGCTACCGATATAAAGCCTACATCTAGTCTCAAAGATAGACTGAAGGTTACTCCGGATTCTGTCCTGGGAAAACTGctgaccactttgaaagGAAGGTGGGAAGAAGCAGACAATCCATTGCTTGTTATGATTAGAAGTGTCAGTCATAAAATTGGAAAGCTGTTTGCCGAAACCGAGAACGCTAAAGTAGTGAAGGCCTTCCAACAGATGGATCCTAACTTTACGATTTCTAAGTTCAACAAGCAGCTTCGTGAGTATATCGTTCCAGAAGTGTTGGATGCCTATGAAACCGGTGACGAAAAGACATTAAAGCTGTGGATGTCTGAGGCCCCTTTCAATATCATTACTGCTCAAAGAAAGCAGTTAACTCAGCAGGGGATCTTTAGTGACGGAAGGATCCTTGATATTCGTGGTGTTGATGTCGTTGCCTATAAGATGCTCGAACCTAACCAGATTCCCGTTCTTGTGACAGGTTCTAGAGTGCAAGAGATCGTTCTTTTCCGCAACGCCAAAACGGGAGAAGTTGTCGCAGgctctgaagaagatatcgTGATGTCTTCGTTTGCTATGGTGGTCACACGAGTCCCTGAAGAGATGGATAACCCAGAAACCGATGGTTGGAAGGTATTGGAGTTTGTCAAGGGTGGTTCTAGAAGTTTCACGTGA
- a CDS encoding uncharacterized protein (MEROPS:MER0011023) translates to MKRPYKAEPSRILRSSHRINNRKAFRSLKVSRQRALKPSDTLTPSISNITDSTLSGPQTIHVPSLPKEVVSTLSFLVSQISLSHGEAKIPSSTTSELECTDTDIVLSNTQESTLVSILFEKVERITISSFRASYPIALFLKVRNPVQCRLQGHSYNLTKLGIHIRPCRREKYDAFVLMLKKAVPSLKIHTPPRIKVIPGPTSPLNFYGQSKEVASLKPATHSKDQSVSDKNFCIPVKVDMPVKERSHRNINYHTFKDVDSHVNGEDGDDDSFFDSIISLHSDITMEDVPLSEQIVFRPNLKYTIDSKKTMVITNNDFKCLYNGNWVNDSIVDFFLNYNFNQAKRAGSLDRFKIEIFNSFFFSQLTRDSTPPEDCYKNVRSWFKNNDTLFDDDYIIIPIMADLHWFSVIIVNLPKIKRMHLMQRSGVTKYDHEHDSEHDRDHQFTFKSKSKSKSKSKSSIPKENGLLPDSEDSPKCGYIFVLDSLRKAHPNIGLYLKNFLVGYAKDKYGFELEASEIKKRRSAIPQQKNFNDCGLHVIYNLNIFFKDPEKFRIKVLWKTFRPNLEMFDPQERKNMRMALRNELLELLKKQVKSEGRDISMIGKETNRMIEEEKIEIKQAEKENVNKNNNETDDDLMIIEVTPPPKEKVETSSKQSSPLVPASLSFPVKLKYTNTLVPLSPKRYKSPVVPEKKQDEIKEVQLLKASGEVPSYKTLFEEKRNGNATNKIKEMTPEPKSEKVSDNSNNPSSFKLVKPVKLAKEKESPVPHPSNVERSLVFEDKFKEGASILRFSSTSSQADDVKVWKEISIIPDDDGKEKSEANHTESQPESKGFAPTFKGRALRNQGRVNYYEAELEKEGKNASYTIKHRIKAKIKRSEERMNENKGSVSRSLSPTLDHDKKEKGTKTEYIKKSMGRGGSKSIRKGKGSEEVSDYYTCTAVTPVKLTSDTPKSKEFPESPSKRGKGQDFTAKPVYVSNKQPFEWLQTGSKADEAQQLGTASASPKGQFGVLGSFSNKKGGASSGHGRGRGRGRGRGRGRGSSNERGHRGRSKKRKVLEELVVEVESPSYETF, encoded by the coding sequence ATGAAGAGGCCCTACAAGGCCGAGCCTTCAAGAATTCTTAGGTCATCCCACCGAATCAATAACAGAAAGGCTTTCAGGTCTTTGAAAGTCTCACGGCAACGCGCTTTGAAACCATCTGATACACTTACCCCATCAATCTCTAATATCACCGATTCCACTCTGTCAGGGCCTCAGACTATTCATGTACCTTCGTTGCCTAAAGAAGTTGTCAGTACCCTTAGTTTTCTGGTATCTCAGATTTCCTTATCTCATGGCGAAGCCAAGattccatcttcaacaacatctGAACTGGAGTGTACCGATACTGATATTGTCCTAAGTAATACGCAGGAGTCTACACTTGTCAGCATTCTTTTTGAGAAAGTTGAGAGGATCACTATAAGCAGCTTTCGAGCCTCGTATCCTATTGCTCTATTCTTAAAGGTCAGAAATCCTGTTCAGTGCAGGTTGCAGGGTCATTCTTATAACCTCACTAAGCTTGGTATACATATACGGCCCTGTAGAAGGGAGAAGTACGACGCCTTTGTTTTAATGTTAAAGAAGGCTGTCCCTTCACTGAAAATACATACACCACCGAGGATAAAAGTCATACCAGGACCGACGTCTCCCCTGAACTTCTATGGTCAGTCTAAGGAGGTCGCTAGTCTTAAGCCAGCAACTCATTCTAAAGACCAGAGTGTTAGTGATAAGAATTTCTGCATTCCCGTTAAGGTTGACATGCCAGTAAAGGAACGCTCTCACAGAAACATTAATTATCATACGTTTAAGGATGTGGATTCTCACGTGAATGGTGAAGACGGCGATGATGACAGCTTTTTCGACAGCATAATTTCATTACACAGTGATATTACCATGGAGGATGTTCCTCTGAGTGAGCAGATAGTTTTCAGGCCCAACTTGAAGTACACAATTGACTCCAAAAAGACAATGGTGATTACAAACAATGATTTCAAGTGTCTATACAACGGAAATTGGGTCAACGACTCTATCGTGgatttctttctcaactACAACTTTAATCAGGCTAAAAGGGCTGGCTCTTTAGACAGGTTCAAGATTGAAATCTTCAACtcgttttttttttctcagcTGACTAGAGATTCAACACCTCCTGAAGACTGCTACAAGAACGTCAGGAGCTGGTTCAAAAATAATGATACTCTATTCGACGACGATTACATAATTATTCCAATCATGGCTGATCTTCATTGGTTTTCGGTGATCATCGTAAATCTTCCCAAGATCAAAAGGATGCATCTTATGCAGAGATCTGGGGTCACCAAGTACGATCATGAACATGATTCAGAACATGACCGAGATCATCAATTCACATTCAAATCCAAGTCCAAGTCCAAGTCCAAGTCCAAGTCCAGCATACCCAAAGAAAATGGGTTACTTCCTGACAGTGAAGATTCCCCAAAATGTGGGTATATCTTTGTGTTGGATTCGCTTCGGAAAGCACATCCCAACATTGGGCTTTACCTAAAGAATTTTCTCGTTGGGTATGCTAAGGACAAATATGGGTTTGAATTGGAGGCCAGtgaaatcaagaagagaagaagtgcTATACCACAACAGAAGAATTTCAATGATTGCGGGCTGCATGTCATTTACAACTTGaacattttttttaaaGACCCTGAAAAGTTCAGGATCAAAGTGTTATGGAAGACTTTTCGGCCAAACTTGGAAATGTTTGATCCacaagaaaggaagaatatGAGAATGGCGTTGAGAAATGAACTTCTCGAGCTATTAAAGAAGCAGGTAAAATCGGAGGGTAGAGATATCAGTATGATTGGTAAAGAGACCAACAGAAtgattgaagaggagaaaattgaaatcaaacaagctgaaaaggaaaatgttaataagaataataatgaaactgatgatgatctaATGATCATAGAGGTTACACCGCCAccaaaagaaaaggttGAAACAAGTTCAAAGCAATCATCACCTTTGGTTCCGGCGTCACTAAGTTTTCCTGTGAAGCTGAAATACACTAACACTCTGGTTCCCTTATCACCCAAGCGTTACAAATCTCCGGTAGTTcctgagaagaagcaagatGAAATTAAAGAGGTACAGCTTTTGAAGGCTTCAGGAGAAGTCCCGTCATATAAGACCTTATTTGAGGAAAAGAGGAATGGAAATGCGACAAATAAGATAAAGGAAATGACTCCGGAACCAAAGTCAGAAAAGGTCAGCGACAATTCTAATAAtccctcttctttcaaattaGTGAAGCCTGTGAAGCTtgccaaagagaaagaatcgCCGGTTCCACACCCAAGCAATGTCGAGAGATCTTTAgtctttgaagataaaTTTAAAGAGGGTGCCTCCATTTTGAggttttcttcaacttcttctcaggCAGATGACGTAAAAGTTTGGAAAGAAATCAGTATCATTCCCGATGATGACGGCAAAGAGAAAAGTGAAGCGAATCATACTGAGTCCCAGCCAGAATCCAAAGGATTCGCACCAACGTTCAAGGGAAGAGCACTTCGTAATCAAGGAAGGGTTAATTATTATGAAGCGgaattggagaaagaaggcaAAAATGCTTCATATACGATTAAACACAGGATAAAAGCAAAGATAAAACgatcagaagaaagaatgaatGAAAATAAAGGGAGTGTTTCTCGGAGTTTGTCCCCTACTCTAGATCACgataagaaggagaaaggaACCAAAACTGAATATATCAAAAAGTCTATGGGCAGAGGGGGAAGCAAAAGTAtaagaaaaggaaagggTAGTGAAGAAGTATCAGATTACTATACTTGCACTGCAGTTACTCCTGTTAAACTCACCTCTGACACACCGAAGTCTAAGGAATTTCCGGAGTCTCCTtcaaaaagaggaaaggGACAAGATTTTACTGCAAAACCAGTGTATGTCTCGAATAAGCAGCCATTTGAATGGTTGCAGACTGGCTCAAAAGCTGATGAGGCACAGCAGCTTGGaactgcttctgcttcgCCTAAAGGACAATTTGGTGTCCTAGGTTCCTTCTCCAATAAAAAAGGAGGAGCGAGCAGTGGCCATGGTCGTGGTCGCGGTCGCGGTCGTGGTCGTGGTCGTGGTCGTGGCAGTAGTAACGAGCGTGGTCACCGGGGCAGGTCCAAGAAGCGAAAGGTCCTAGAAGAATTGGTGGTAGAAGTGGAGTCCCCAAGCTACGAAACATTTTGA